One part of the Streptomyces sp. NBC_00286 genome encodes these proteins:
- a CDS encoding BMP family lipoprotein — protein sequence MRRVSRLALAGAATTSLALALTACGGTSTSASSEADGNQGLAIAYDIGGKGDQSFNDAAYAGLEQAKKEFGYETTDVEPTEGETDADKTQRLTSLAKQGYNPVVGVGYAYATAVKEAAEKYPDTTFGIVDDATIEAKNVADLVFSEEQASYLAGVAAAKSTKTNTVGFVGGVDIPLIHKFEAGYKQGVADTNPKVKVLSQYLTQTAEEGGFSSPDKGKTAAESQIEKKADVVYQAAGLSGQGVIEAAAAGKVWAIGVDSDQYQQEALAKYKNHILTSATKDVAKAVYNLAKSVEDGKPATGIVRGDLKAGQVGLADSNPKFKNNTELQTAITTAKEKIISGEIKVKTS from the coding sequence ATGCGCCGGGTTTCCCGCCTAGCTCTCGCAGGCGCCGCGACCACCTCTCTCGCCCTCGCTCTGACCGCTTGTGGCGGCACCTCGACCTCGGCCTCCTCGGAGGCTGACGGCAACCAGGGCCTCGCCATCGCGTACGACATCGGCGGCAAGGGCGACCAGTCCTTCAACGACGCGGCGTACGCGGGCCTGGAGCAGGCGAAGAAGGAGTTCGGCTACGAGACGACCGACGTCGAGCCCACCGAGGGCGAGACGGACGCCGACAAGACGCAGCGCCTGACGTCGCTGGCCAAGCAGGGCTACAACCCGGTGGTCGGCGTCGGCTACGCGTACGCGACGGCTGTGAAGGAGGCGGCGGAGAAGTACCCGGACACCACCTTCGGCATCGTCGACGACGCGACCATCGAGGCGAAGAACGTCGCGGACCTGGTCTTCTCCGAGGAGCAGGCCTCGTACCTCGCCGGTGTCGCCGCCGCCAAGTCCACGAAGACAAACACGGTCGGCTTCGTGGGTGGTGTGGACATCCCGCTGATCCACAAGTTCGAGGCGGGCTACAAGCAGGGCGTCGCCGATACGAACCCCAAGGTCAAGGTGCTCTCGCAGTACCTGACGCAGACCGCGGAGGAGGGCGGCTTCTCCAGCCCCGACAAGGGCAAGACGGCCGCCGAGAGCCAGATCGAGAAGAAGGCCGACGTCGTCTACCAGGCGGCGGGTCTCTCGGGCCAGGGTGTGATCGAGGCCGCCGCCGCGGGCAAGGTGTGGGCGATCGGCGTCGACTCCGACCAGTACCAGCAGGAAGCCCTCGCCAAGTACAAGAACCACATCCTCACCTCGGCGACGAAGGACGTCGCCAAGGCGGTGTACAACCTCGCCAAGTCGGTCGAGGACGGCAAACCAGCGACCGGTATCGTCAGGGGCGATCTGAAGGCAGGTCAGGTCGGCCTCGCGGACTCGAATCCGAAGTTCAAGAACAACACCGAGCTCCAGACAGCCATCACGACGGCCAAGGAGAAGATCATCAGCGGCGAGATCAAGGTCAAGACCAGCTGA